A stretch of the Arachis stenosperma cultivar V10309 chromosome 6, arast.V10309.gnm1.PFL2, whole genome shotgun sequence genome encodes the following:
- the LOC130933024 gene encoding uncharacterized protein LOC130933024 → MSKESEAKRQGETELPQKKEGGEEASPPPSRRRLTEEGEDRRATLPHHHRSRGTEERDSDAFEERRRERRSRYRRGPCAAAVRSSNKLLPKPCKEERRCPLPRSKLAAAALLRSVAPPLSSREDRRYTGRRNSSRLSCAGAFGVQPPCPAVLASPMPPLPELSPL, encoded by the coding sequence ATGAGCAAAGAATCTGAAGCAAAGAGACAGGGGGAGACTGAGCTGCCGCAGAAGAAGGAAGGAGGAGAGGAGGCCTCACCGCCGCCATCGCGCCGTCGCCTGACCGAGGAGGGAGAAGACCGCCGTGCCACACTGCCTCACCACCACCGCAGCAGAGGGACCGAGGAGAGAGATAGCGACGCATTCGaagagaggaggagggagaggaGGTCGCGCTACCGCCGCGGTCCCTGTGCCGCTGCCGTTAGGTCCAGCAACAAGCTGCTGCCAAAACCGTGCAAGGAGGAACGACGCTGCCCCTTGCCGCGATCGAAGCTCGCTGCCGCCGCATTGCTCCGGTCTGTCGCGCCGCCGTTGTCGTCCAGGGAAGACCGCCGCTACACGGGCCGGAGGAACTCGTCCCGGTTGAGCTGCGCCGGCGCTTTTGGGGTTCAACCACCGTGCCCAGCCGTGCTTGCGTCACCGATGCCGCCTCTGCCGGAGCTGTCGCCGTTATAA
- the LOC130935263 gene encoding PWWP domain-containing protein 3-like → MGTVETPSKNPAGCSSPSPENDKNELREALCALKGGAIENGVGFSSHGSQGDDDDGGGGGVELVKNRVRCDSVGREVEDGCQGLADSEMNGVSSLLKMKGSGRRLTYSFGSDSGDSEKLNYGSGGSFGVGMERGRKYWKRSEEEGDQFGKVVSKDVLVTETSENRDLDVEDLGEEGHGFSVGDFVWGKIKSHPWWPGQIYDPSDASDFALKLRQKNRLLVAYFGDGTFAWCHPSQLKLFRENFQDMVKQSSSRSFVNAVQEAVNEVGRLVEIKTNCCPCASEETRSDFALPLAKNAGIKEGVLVPGNGVERFLDFLINPAELLSQVKQIAEIIAVTNMLDLEILKARLSAFHLARGGYKLPKYEEPLPVPGLEDSSMDERVDVGNIQGGVEAHVQGPSEDDYSTVPTNPESLELSYSHEISGNRSTHRIKQKSIAEILRENKVVSTKSKEEGTMEKMKVKSKRKSSEDAVASKPLQKRKESLPSTDRNLTNAANDVSIGKVKRDKGTPSQLKEKKEAFGNENNRSGRKKKPKEGNPKEQNEKGSLSRERKKSKYLSPPFTTPAKGQRKEDLDKESHKDSDKAHVSEAMPREGNQFHKSPEPPKFNGEAVHKSPESSNYQTSEDNNKVIDPAKVETPAVEVLSKVRHAAINPLVPGEISSLENFVDFVSVFRSSLYQEGSYYKVYKKHQRGRKRKNPESELRKLKKDEKQTNQISPNDVSEPRKRRRKETMSGVPEDQKQAAEAKAVKGSDENVSSVALLVSFEPGSSLPSKSDLITLYSKFGALNESATTVFSSNYSAQVSFLKASDAKKALNHTQSASPFGSSKVRFKLSYLSAESKSAKKGEKSKSKASQVKEKDKTPIKPSDSLSPEKEASQLNHIKQKLEYLSSMLEASNGKSQAMKTKLKSGIKELLEDVNKMVDSSSS, encoded by the coding sequence ATGGGCACGGTAGAGACACCATCGAAAAACCCAGctgggtgttcatctccttcgCCAGAAAATGACAAGAATGAGCTCAGAGAAGCTCTTTGTGCTCTGAAAGGAGGGGCAATAGAAAACGGAGTAGGTTTTTCAAGTCATGGAAGCCaaggtgatgatgatgatggtggtggAGGTGGTGTTGAATTGGTTAAGAACAGGGTTAGGTGTGACTCTGTTGGGAGAGAAGTGGAAGATGGTTGTCAAGGTTTGGCTGATTCGGAGATGAATGGGGTCTCCTCTTTGTTGAAAATGAAAGGAAGTGGGAGACGGTTGACGTATTCCTTTGGAAGTGATAGTGGAGATTCTGAGAAGTTGAACTATGGAAGTGGTGGTTCTTTTGGTGTTGGAAtggaaagaggaagaaaataTTGGAAGAGAAGTGAAGAAGAAGGTGATCAATTTGGAAAAGTTGTGAGTAAAGATGTTCTGGTTACTGAGACAAGTGAGAATAGGGACTTGGATGTGGAAGATTTGGGTGAAGAAGGACATGGGTTTTCTGTTGGTGATTTTGTTTGGGGTAAAATTAAGAGTCATCCTTGGTGGCCTGGCCAAATTTATGACCCTTCGGATGCATCGGATTTTGCTTTGAAGCTAAGACAGAAGAACAGACTCCTTGTGGCCTACTTTGGGGACGGAACCTTTGCTTGGTGCCATCCTTCTCAATTGAAGTTGTTTCGGGAGAACTTTCAGGATATGGTGAAGCAGAGTAGCTCAAGGTCTTTTGTCAATGCTGTGCAGGAAGCTGTAAATGAAGTGGGGAGGCTGGTAGAGATCAAAACAAATTGTTGTCCATGTGCTTCGGAGGAAACTAGGTCTGACTTCGCTCTGCCATTGGCTAAGAATGCTGGAATCAAGGAAGGAGTTCTTGTGCCTGGAAATGGTGTAGAGAGATTTTTGGATTTTCTGATTAACCCAGCAGAGTTACTTTCTCAAGTAAAACAAATTGCGGAAATTATTGCCGTTACTAATATGCTGGACCTGGAAATCTTGAAGGCTCGGCTTTCTGCCTTTCATCTAGCAAGAGGAGGTTATAAGTTACCTAAGTATGAAGAACCCCTGCCAGTTCCTGGGCTTGAAGATAGTTCAATGGATGAAAGAGTAGATGTAGGTAACATTCAGGGTGGAGTGGAAGCACATGTCCAAGGGCCATCCGAAGACGACTACTCTACTGTGCCGACGAACCCAGAGTCTCTTGAACTGAGTTATTCTCATGAGATTTCAGGAAATAGGTCGACTCATAGGATTAAACAGAAAAGCATTgctgaaattttgagggaaAACAAAGTTGTTAGTACCAAAAGCAAGGAGGAAGGTACAATGGAAAAAATGAAGGTTAAAAGTAAGAGGAAAAGCAGTGAGGATGCAGTGGCTTCTAAACCATTGCAGAAGAGGAAAGAATCACTCCCGAGCACTGATAGAAATTTGACAAATGCTGCAAATGATGTCAGTATTGGCAAGGTAAAAAGAGATAAGGGCACACCATCACagttgaaggagaagaaagaagCTTTTGGGAATGAAAACAATAGAAGTGGGAGGAAAAAGAAGCCTAAAGAAGGGAATCCCAAAGAACAAAATGAGAAGGGTTCTTTGTcaagagaaaggaagaaaagcaaGTACTTGTCCCCTCCCTTCACTACTCCAGCCAAAGGGCAGAGGAAGGAAGACTTAGATAAAGAATCCCATAAAGATTCTGACAAAGCTCATGTTTCTGAAGCAATGCCCAGAGAAGGCAACCAGTTTCACAAGTCCCCTGAACCTCCAAAATTTAACGGTGAGGCAGTTCATAAGTCCCCTGAAAGTTCAAACTACCAAACATCAGAAGACAATAACAAGGTTATTGATCCAGCAAAAGTAGAGACTCCTGCAGTGGAAGTTTTATCCAAAGTCCGCCATGCAGCTATAAATCCATTAGTACCTGGGGAAATCAGTTCTCTTGAAAATTTTGTGGACTTTGTTTCTGTCTTTAGAAGCTCATTGTATCAGGAAGGATCGTACTACAAGGTATATAAGAAGCACCAACGTGGCAGGAAGAGAAAGAACCCAGAATCTGAACTTAGGAAGCTGAAGAAAGATGAAAAGCAAACCAACCAGATATCACCTAATGATGTTTCTGAGCCGAGAAAGCGAAGAAGGAAGGAAACAATGTCTGGAGTACCTGAAGATCAGAAGCAAGCTGCTGAAGCTAAGGCTGTCAAAGGGAGTGATGAAAATGTTTCATCAGTTGCACTTTTGGTCTCATTTGAGCCTGGATCCTCTCTGCCTTCAAAATCTGACCTTATCACACTGTATAGTAAGTTTGGGGCGCTGAACGAATCGGCAACAACTGTATTCTCTAGTAATTACTCTGCTCAAGTGTCTTTTCTGAAAGCTTCTGATGCCAAAAAAGCCTTGAACCATACGCAAAGTGCAAGCCCTTTCGGATCTTCCAAAGTCAGATTCAAGCTCAGTTACCTTTCTGCTGAATCCAAGTCTGCGAAAAAGGGCGAAAAATCAAAGTCCAAAGCATCTCAGGTTAAGGAGAAAGATAAGACTCCAATCAAGCCATCTGATTCGTTGTCCCCGGAGAAGGAAGCATCCCAATTGAACCACATAAAGCAGAAGCTCGAGTATCTGTCTTCGATGCTTGAAGCATCAAATGGGAAATCACAAGCTATGAAGACAAAATTGAAGAGCGGGATTAAAGAGCTTTTGGAGGACGTGAACAAAATGGTtgactcatcatcatcatag